TCATCCGGGTCTACCCCATCAAATAGTTGATAGTAGAGACCGGACATCGCCAATCCCAATGCTGCAAAACCATCAAAGCTGTTTTCAAATTTTTGTTGATCGACGACCATGGTGAATTCAGAGAATGAATCATTGGCCTTCACATCTTCAATGGAAGTGTAGTCCTTATTATTTTTAATTTCATTAATGGTCTGGTTTACACTGTCTTTTAGTTCATTCATCATTTTCTTATGCGTGGACTTGGACATTGTATATGTTAGTGATTCGTCATCATTCTCTTTCACCTCAGAAACACCGGCTTCTTTAGCCTCAGCAATAACTTGTTTTTTGTCCTGACCTTCTAATAACGAAGGCGGTATTGTAATTTTCACCCTCAGAAGACTTTCATCCACGTCTATAGATTCATCTTGCTTTTCTTGATTATCTTTTTGATTGCTTTTATCTGTATTTTGCGATTCGTTATCCCCATTACTGCAAGCACCTAAGACTAAAGTGATGGTAAGTAACATGAATAATAGTTCTTTCATTTTGATTCTCCTGTTCGGTTAGTTATTTTAAATACATAATGTGAACCTTTCGATTATTTTATGCTAACAGATAGGGTATACAAATATATGCTTATGGTTTTTATCTAAAGAAAAGAGATTTCCAGTAAGTCTGTTAACTTACTGGAAATCTCTTCCCGGGCCCATATTTTTTAATTTTCTGTCAGTTTTTAGATAAAATGGAACATATACCTAAGAATATCAACCTTTGTATTGACTTTCAATTAACATCGAAATACCCTGGCCGCCCCCAATACAAAGGCTTGCTAATCCATACCGCAGCCCCCGCTCTTTTAACTCGTATGCAAGTGTCAAAAGTAGCCTGGATCCACTGGCACCAACAGGATGTCCAAGAGCTATTGCCCCACCGTTAACGTTTGTAATTTCTCTGTTTAACTGAAGCTCTTTTTCAACTGCTAAATATTGTGCGGCAAAAGCTTCATTAATTTCAACGAGGTCAATATCACTAATGTCCAGTCCTGCACGTTCTAAAGCCATCTTAGAAGCAGGTACCGGACCGATCCCCATGATTGTTGGGTCAACACCTGCAATTCCCCAAGAAACAATTTTAGCAAGTGGCTTTTTGCGTTCTCCCTTAACATAATCTTCTCCGGCAATGACCAAAGATGCAGCACCATCATTAATCCCACTAGCATTCCCGGGTGTCACGGATCCATCATCTTTAAAAGTAGGACGAAGCAGTGCTAATTTTTCCTCGGTAGTATTTGCTTTAACATGTTCATCTTGGTCAAATACTTGAACACTTTTGCGTGTTTTGATTTCAACGGGAATAATTTCTTTCTTGAACCTCCCTGACTCTGTGGCACGAGCTGCCCGCTGATGACTTTCATATGCATATTCATCCTGATCCTCCCGGGATATACTATATTTATTGGAAAGGTTCTCTGCTGTAATCCCCATACCACATCCACAGTATTGATCGGTTAAGGTGTTTAACAACATATCTTCAAGTTTAATGTTTCCTAGTTTTTTTCCGGCGAAGCGACTTGTGAAATCGGCGTGGGGTGACATGGACATGTTTTCTGTTCCACCTACTAAAGCAGTCTTTCCTTCTCCAAGACGAATACCTTGTGCGGCAGATACAACTGCTTGCAGCCCTGAACCACAAAGACGATTAACAATCAATGCCGGTGTTTCCTGTGGTACTCCAGCATGCAATCCGATATGCCTTGATAAGTAAGCGGCATTTGTGCTTGTTTGAATAACATTACCGTATACTATCTGGTCAATCGCTTCAGGTGAAATATTAGACCTTTTCATTGCTTCAACAGCAGTCAATCTTCCCATTTCCATTGCTGAAATACTTCGAAGTGATTTTCCAAAACTACCAAATGGTGTTCTAGCCCCATCTAAAATATAAACGTCGTTCATTTTTTATACCCCTTTCATTATTAAATAGACGAAGTTAAGGAGTTACTATTTCTTTAATTAACATGGCTGCTAATACCATCACGAACTATTAGCAGCCATTGTTTCTTCAAATCTATTTGTGTTTTTCCCTAAGTAAATTTTTCTGTATTTTGCCAATTGACGTTTTAGGGAATTCATCAACAAAGTGATACTCCTCTGGTATCTTAAAGGATGACAACTGCTTTTGACAAAATGCTGTTAACGTTTCTGCATCCAAATTTTTATCCTCCGTCTCAATATAGGCAACAACTTTTTCTTCCCTAAGTGTGTCCGGCGCTGCTATAACTGCACAATTTATTACAGATGGATGATCAGAGAGAACATTTTCTATCTCTAGTGAAGAAATATTCTCACCTGCCCGCTTAATTACATCCTTGCCACGATCAACAAACCAAATATAACCTTCATCGTTCATATAACCATTGTCCCCCGTATAGAGCCAGCCATCATTTATTGTTTTGTTCGTCTCAAATTCATTTTTATAATAACCTTTCATTAGTGACGGGCTTTTAATTATAATTTCACCAACTGTACCGTAAGGACACTCCAAACCTTCCTCATTTACAATTTTCACTTCCTGGCCAAGCCCTGCTTTTCCAATCGAAAATATCCCCGTTTCAGGATCTTCCTGCATTTCATCATAAAACGGTGTTGTGATATTCGTAGTGATAGATTCAGTCATTCCAAACCATTGATAAAGTGGAATCCCAAATCGCTCCTTAAACGCTTCAACATCATTTTTTGTCACAAATAAACCATAGCCGATTTGTCTTATTGAATGTTTCTTTTCATAAGGATGACTTTCCAACTCCAGCAGGATTTTTATTATGGTGGCTACAAAACTGGAAACAGTAGGTTGATATTTTTCAACGTTGTCCCAAAAACCATTGGCACTGAAACTTTCCAATAGAATAATAGAGCCACCGACAACAAGAGTTGACATGGATGTATAGTATTGTGAGTTTACGTGAAATAAAGGTAAAAATATTAAATAGCGGTCCTCCGGTGTCAATCCCTGATATAAAACAGAAGAGTGGCCTGCATATAAATAATTTTCATGTGTAATTAATACACCCTTTGGCTTTGCGGTAGTACCCGAAGTATACATAATTCCGCATACATCCTGAGAACCAACCTGTTTTTTGTGTGAAGAAGCATCCATTTTTTTGACATTGTTCTCCCACTCCTGATTTTCAGCCTGATGAAAGAGAAGTGGGACATCTTTAATTACTTCTTCAATTTCTTTTGTCTTAAAGGCTGGATTATAGATAAACCCCTTACTTTCAGAATGCTCAAGAAAATATCTTAATTCCGAGGCGGTGGATGCTATATTAATAGGAAGCATTATTGCACCCAAGGCACCGCATGCAAACCATATATAATAGAATTCAGGAGAATTTTTAAGCATCATGGCCACTGTATCGCCTTTCTTAATGCCCTTTTTCTCTAACCATGCTGCTGTTTTGTTTACTCGGTTAAGCATTTCCTCATATGAAATAATTTCTTCTTCAAAATATAGAAATGGCTTTTCTTTATATTTTTTTGCTTGTTTTTCAAGATAAGTATAAATGGTCATATCCCCATGTGTCAGCATTAAAATCACCTTTCTCTCAGTATGTTAAAATACAATTGGGCCTAATGTAATTATTATGACGGACACGACAAATAACAGAACCATAGAAACCAGACAATAACCCCAGATATCTTTCAATCCAAGTCTAGCTAACCCTAATGCCGGTAATACGAAAAATGGCTGTAACAAGTTGGTAGTCATATCACCAATAGAAACTGCAATGACAGCCACAGAAGCTGGTAAATCAAATTCCTGTAACGCTTCTAACATAATAGGACCTTGAATCTGCCATTGCCCGCCAGCTGATGGAACAAATATATTTACTATAGCCGCGGATACATATGAGAATATAGGAAATGTAAATTCATTTGAAAATGATACAATCGATTCGGCAATAATGGTGATCAGTCCTGAGCCAGCCATCATGCCCATAATACCTGCATAAAAAGGAAACTGAATTAAAATTCCTCCAGATGAAGGCATCCCACTAACAATTGCTTTAAAATAACTGTTGAGGGAACCGTGTAAGGCTAATCCCAAAATAATAAAAATAAAGTTCAGGATGTTCAATTCCAAATTAAATCCATTTTGGGCAAAGTACATGATAATCCATAATGAACCAAATAGGACAATTGCATAGTTAATAATTTTGCTATTATCAACTTTTTCTGCAAATGTGTTACTTATCTTATTCTTGAAATCATCATTTTCACCATTCTCTTCACTATTAAACGGAACTACATTTTCTTTTTCCGGCATCATTTTAATATACGCGAAGATAACTACGATTAAACCAATGAACGCTGTTAACAGCATCGTCGGACTAAAGATTGTTTCTGTCAGCGGAATAAGACCGACCTCTTCTTCCAGTGAGTGACCTGGTGTATTTACCAGAAGCGGTGCCGTTAATGTGATACCCGCTGGCAGTATTGCAACCGTCGCAGTATACGCTGCTGCAATCAATAAACGAAAATCTGCTTGCGGGACTCGCTTGGCAACCTCGATAGCAAAAAGAGCTCCTAATACAAAACCCAAACCCCAACTGATATACCCTGCTGCAGCTGCAACAAGCATTGTTGTAATCAAAGCCGACTTTTGTGTTTTTGGCTTTGATGCCACACGTATTAATAACTTTTCTACCGGCGGGGCTTTTACCAAAGCATAACCGGTTACAAGGATCAGAATCATCTGCGTTGTAAATGTGAGAAAATCCCAAAACCCGGTGTACCAATGGTTTGTCATATCCAATATTCCTTCATCAGTTAGCGTTAACCCCATAATTAATGTGATAAAGGTTAGCAAAATAGCAAAGCTAAATGCATTTGGCAAATAGTTTTCAATGAGCTGCTGAAGCTTTTCTGAAAATGATCTTAACATAATCTCTCTCCCCATAATGATATGGCATGTCTTACTAAATTCTATTAAAAAATGATTAAAAATATGTGTACAAAAAGGGAGTCGAAATAAAATTGGGCAAAAAAAAAGCTTTACAATAGAAGCTTCTCATATTGGGTTGAAAAGCTTATTTCCTAGTAAAGCAATAGCACTATTGAACACAGCTCTTTCATTATTCTTATGGTAGGATTATATCTCATTACTAACGTCCCTAAGAAACTCTTTTGTACGTTCCTCCTCTGGGTTATTGAACATTTTATCTGAACTTCCTTCTTCTACAATTAAACCATCATCCATAAAGATAACTCGATCTGCAACATCTTTAGCAAACTCTTTTTCGTGTGTTACAACAACCATCGTCATTCCTTCTTTAGCCAATTCTTTCATTACTAGAAGTACTTCCCGGACAAGTTCAGGGTCTAATGCTGATGTAGGTTCATCATAGAGCATTACCATCGGTTCCATAGAGAGTGCTCTTGCAATAGCAACTCTTTGCTGCTGTCCTCCAGAAAGTTGTGCAGGATAATGTTCCATTTTATCTGCTAGGCCAACTTTTGTCAGTAGATCTATCGCTTTTTCTTTGGCCCGTTCCCGATCCATTTTTTTAATTAC
The genomic region above belongs to Virgibacillus doumboii and contains:
- a CDS encoding amino acid ABC transporter ATP-binding protein codes for the protein MIELKNIRKSFDDNVVLKDINLNVDKSEVVVIMGPSGSGKSTLLRCITFLEEPDHGEVELGKNKITAGLPQNKQRKLDIRELRQNTGFVFQQFNLFPHKTALGNVMEGPIVIKKMDRERAKEKAIDLLTKVGLADKMEHYPAQLSGGQQQRVAIARALSMEPMVMLYDEPTSALDPELVREVLLVMKELAKEGMTMVVVTHEKEFAKDVADRVIFMDDGLIVEEGSSDKMFNNPEEERTKEFLRDVSNEI
- a CDS encoding short-chain fatty acid transporter codes for the protein MLRSFSEKLQQLIENYLPNAFSFAILLTFITLIMGLTLTDEGILDMTNHWYTGFWDFLTFTTQMILILVTGYALVKAPPVEKLLIRVASKPKTQKSALITTMLVAAAAGYISWGLGFVLGALFAIEVAKRVPQADFRLLIAAAYTATVAILPAGITLTAPLLVNTPGHSLEEEVGLIPLTETIFSPTMLLTAFIGLIVVIFAYIKMMPEKENVVPFNSEENGENDDFKNKISNTFAEKVDNSKIINYAIVLFGSLWIIMYFAQNGFNLELNILNFIFIILGLALHGSLNSYFKAIVSGMPSSGGILIQFPFYAGIMGMMAGSGLITIIAESIVSFSNEFTFPIFSYVSAAIVNIFVPSAGGQWQIQGPIMLEALQEFDLPASVAVIAVSIGDMTTNLLQPFFVLPALGLARLGLKDIWGYCLVSMVLLFVVSVIIITLGPIVF
- a CDS encoding acetyl-CoA C-acetyltransferase → MNDVYILDGARTPFGSFGKSLRSISAMEMGRLTAVEAMKRSNISPEAIDQIVYGNVIQTSTNAAYLSRHIGLHAGVPQETPALIVNRLCGSGLQAVVSAAQGIRLGEGKTALVGGTENMSMSPHADFTSRFAGKKLGNIKLEDMLLNTLTDQYCGCGMGITAENLSNKYSISREDQDEYAYESHQRAARATESGRFKKEIIPVEIKTRKSVQVFDQDEHVKANTTEEKLALLRPTFKDDGSVTPGNASGINDGAASLVIAGEDYVKGERKKPLAKIVSWGIAGVDPTIMGIGPVPASKMALERAGLDISDIDLVEINEAFAAQYLAVEKELQLNREITNVNGGAIALGHPVGASGSRLLLTLAYELKERGLRYGLASLCIGGGQGISMLIESQYKG
- a CDS encoding class I adenylate-forming enzyme family protein, translated to MLTHGDMTIYTYLEKQAKKYKEKPFLYFEEEIISYEEMLNRVNKTAAWLEKKGIKKGDTVAMMLKNSPEFYYIWFACGALGAIMLPINIASTASELRYFLEHSESKGFIYNPAFKTKEIEEVIKDVPLLFHQAENQEWENNVKKMDASSHKKQVGSQDVCGIMYTSGTTAKPKGVLITHENYLYAGHSSVLYQGLTPEDRYLIFLPLFHVNSQYYTSMSTLVVGGSIILLESFSANGFWDNVEKYQPTVSSFVATIIKILLELESHPYEKKHSIRQIGYGLFVTKNDVEAFKERFGIPLYQWFGMTESITTNITTPFYDEMQEDPETGIFSIGKAGLGQEVKIVNEEGLECPYGTVGEIIIKSPSLMKGYYKNEFETNKTINDGWLYTGDNGYMNDEGYIWFVDRGKDVIKRAGENISSLEIENVLSDHPSVINCAVIAAPDTLREEKVVAYIETEDKNLDAETLTAFCQKQLSSFKIPEEYHFVDEFPKTSIGKIQKNLLREKHK